A region of the Polynucleobacter sp. MWH-Braz-FAM2G genome:
AGAGCGGGTCGCAGCACACCGCCTGATTAAATCATTGAGTGATCCGTTTTGGGATAACCGCCAAGGTGAAGTGATGGCGTTTGAGAGGGGCACTCTATATGGTTTGCCGATTTATCACGGGCGCAGGGTGCGATACGAGCCACATCATCCTGATGAAGCAAGAGAGTTATTTATTCGGCAAGCATTAGTGCAAGGGGAGATGTTCGGACGCATGGATACTCCCGCTCTCCAACGCGAGACCGAAGCAGATGCAAGGAAGAAATACCCCAATCTTTTTGGTTTTTTCTGGCACAACCGACGCCTAATTAAAGAAATTGAAGCCTTAGAGCATCGGTCTCGTCGACCAGATGTGCTGGTTGATGATGAACTGCTGTTTGCTTTTTATGACTCGCGCATTCCTAAGGGGGTATGCAGTCGCGAGGGTCTAAAGGCTTGGCTATCAAAGGAAAAAGACAAAGATGCCGAACTCGATAGTCAACTCCGTCTAGCAAAAGCGGATTTGATGCGCCATGAAGCTGCTGGCATCACTGTTGACCGTTACCCTAAAACAATGCTCGTGGGAGGCGCTCAGCTCAGCCTGACTTATCACTTTGAACCTGGCAGCCCAAAGGATGGTGTAACACTCGTTGTTCCTTTAACCCAACTCAATCAAGTAGATGGTCGTCGCTGCGATTGGCTCGTTCCTGGTATGTGCGAGGAGAAGGTGTTGCTACTTTTAAAGTCGCTACCGCAGAAATTACGTCGCCATTGTGTACCTTTGCCTGAATATGCGAAGTCTTATCTAGAACGACAGCTTGATGCAAAACAGTTCGGCGTAGGTGATTTTTTGGATAGTCTCATTAGCGACATTCGTAAAGAGCGAGGATTGGAAATAAAGCGTACGGACTTTAGGCCAGAGTCTTTACCATTGCACTCATCGATGAATTTTCGTTTGATTGACGAACATGGGCGTCAGCTGGAGGTAGAGCGAAATCTAGCGCGCTTGCGTTCAGAATATGGCGAAACCGCTCGCAATGCTTTCCAAGCGATTGCTCAAGAAACCGCACAGGCTGAATTGGGGGTGGAAATTGCTCCTAAATCGAGCGATGACCAACAATCCAAAGGAAGTGCCCGCATGGTAGAGCAGGGCGGTTATCGCACTTGGGAATTTGGCGAACTACCTGAAACTTTAGAAATTCAGAAGGGCAATAAAACTTTACTTGGCTACCCAGCATTAGTAGATCGAGTTGATTACTGTGACTTAGAGGTTTTTGATGACTTGTTGGAAGCTCGAAAGCAGCATGCCCTTGGACTGCGACGACTATTTGCTTTAAGCAACAAAGACACACTTAAAGCATTGCAAAAGCAGTTGCCTGGCATTCGAGAATTGGGATTGTTATTTATTAATGTCGGGTCAGTGGATGGTTTGATAGAACAGATTCTGAATTTGGCATTAGAACGGGCTTTTATGTCCGAGCCACTCCCTGTAAATACAGATCAATTTGCGGAACGCTTGCAAGCAGGTAAGCCAAGATTGGCGCTGATTGCGCAAGAAATCTCGCGTCACACCTTAAATGCATTACAGGCTCATGCAGATTTGCAGAAAAAGATCGTGAGTGCAAAAGCGGTATCGCCAAGTGCTTATGCGGATATTCAAACCCAAATACAAGGTCTCATCTTCCCCAAGTTTGTTGCAGACATTCCATATTCTCAGTTAGTCCATGTGCCACGCTATTTGAAGGCGATTGCAATGCGGATTGATAAATTGCGGTCGAATCCGAGTCGCGATGCGCAATGTCAAAAGGACTGGGAATCTGTTGCTCGTCCTTGGCACAAGCTATTACAAGGAAAGAAAGGTTCTACTTCATATACGCTGAACGAAGATCCTGCTTTAAACGATTTTCGTTGGCAACTCGAAGAGTTAAGGGTGGCATTATTTGCCCAAGAGCTGAAAACTCCCACCCCAATGTCCTTAAAAAGACTAGAAAAGGTTTTAGCCAGCTTGCGCTAAGTCAAATCCACGGGCGATTAGAGGGTATTTATTCTCCCCGATTGCTTACAATGTGGGTATGTATACATTTATTAAAAATAGAGGTTTTCACGCCTTAGCAGCCTATACAGTATTGGCGCTTTTGATGGTGAACCACAATGCTTTTGCTCAGACGGGTAATTCGGCAACGCCTTCCTCATCCACTAGTTCAATCAATCAGCCGAAGTTGGCGGTCATTCTGAATTCTGGCGAAGCTTCTGTTAGCTTAATAGACATGACCACTCGTCAAGTCGTAAAGACTGTGCCAGTTGGAAAAGAGCCGCATCACTTGATGATGACTCCTGACCAAAAAACCTTATTGATTGCAAATGCCGCTGGTAATGATGTCGTTCTCATGAACCCGACTACTGGTGAGTTGACTGGCAAGATTCCAAACATCATCGATCCATATCAAATTGGTTACTCACCAAATCACAAATGGTTTGTGGCTAATGGTAATCGTTTAGATCGTGTAGATATTTATGCCGCTGATGGCGCAAATCTAAAATTAGCCAAGACAGTGAAGTTGGCGAAAACTCCGAGTCACATTGCCTTTACTTCCGATAGCAAAATTGCATTCATTACCTTGCAAGATTCCAGTGAGTTAGCTGCGATTGATCTTGAGACGCAAAACGTTTTGTGGGTGATGCCAACAGGAAAAGTACCGGCTGGATTGTGGATGACCCCAGGTGATCAATATCTCCTAGTCGGAATCACTGGAGATGACTATGTGCAGGTAATAGATTGGAAGACTCGTAAAGAAGTTAAACGTATTCCTACTGGCAAAGGCGCCCATAATTTCCGTCCATTGGGTGATAAGAAGCATGTCTTCGTCAGTAACCGCATAGCTTCCACTATTAGCTTGATTAATATGCAAACCTTAGAAAAGGTTGGCGATATTACTGGTCTTCCAGCTGGACCAGATGATATGGAAATCACTCCAGATGGCAAAACGATGTGGGTGACCTTTCGTTTCTCCAAAAAAGTTGGCGTGATTGATATCTCAACAATGAAACTTGTAACCGTCATCCCAGTGGGCAAATCACCTCATGGTGTCTTCTTTACTCCAAGGGCTGCATGGGAATAAAGGCCGCAATGAGTTATTCCGTGTTTACACGTCTTGCAGCCGCGCTTTTGCTCGGCTGTTTTTCATTGGGATGCATTGCTCAGGTTGCAGAGTGTAAAAAGAAGGTTTACTTGACTTTTGATACAGGCAATATGTCGGTCGCGGAGAAAGTAGCGGAGATTTTGAAGCGACAAAATGTAAAAGCTACCTTTTTCTTGGCTAATGAGAAAACCTTCCGTGGTGATTTTTCGTTAGATGATTCCTGGAAAGCTTATTGGCAAGAACGCGTTAAAGAAGGCCATCATTTTGGAAGCCATACTTATGACCACACTTACTTTGTCAAAGATGGTCCGAAGGGGGAGGTTTTTGAAAAGCCTCAGTTTGGGCCTAAAGCTGGGATGACGCTCTTGTATAACGAAGCGGCTATGTGCAAAGAAATCCGTAGAGTAGATCAGCGTTTCCAAGAGTTAACTGATCAACCATTGCAGAGAATATGGCGTGCTCCTGGTGGTAAAACTTCTCCAACCTTAATTCGGATGGGGGATATGTGTGGGTATCAACATATTGGCTGGGCTTCCGCTGGTTTTTTAGGGGATGAGCTGAATTCCGATAAACATCCGAATAGCCAACTTTTGGATAAAGCCAGTCGTACTATTGCTGATGGCGATATCACAATGGCCCATTTAGGTATCTGGTCCAGAAAAGATCCATGGGCACCTGCTGTTCTCGAGCAACTTATCATGAACCTAAAGGGTCGCGGGTTTTGCTTTGGTCTTCTACCCAAAGATTTGGCAAATGCGTCAAAATAAAGCATGGATTTCTCAGTCATTACCGCATCGATTTCAAGTGTCTACGGCAGTCTTCAGGAGTTTCTGTTCTCTGAGGTTGCTGGACCCATCCTCTACCAATTTGATTTAATGTCTTGGGCTGAAGATGTGTTTGATGGGATTGACTGGTTCTTGTTTGGTTGTGTGCAAATTTTCTTAATCTTTTTTGTTTTAAGAACTTGGGAGCGAATAGTTCCAGCAGAAAAGCAAGAGCGCTTTGCAAAATCAAGTAGGGCGGATGTAATCTATACATTGTTTCATCGCCTTGGAATTTTCCATGGACTCATCTTTATCCTTTTATCAGGATTCTTTTTTGAGCTCGATTCCATACTGCATGACTTTCGTTTTGGCAGATTGAATGTGGAGTCATGGTGGCCAGGGGTGACTTCAATCCCAGCAGTTAGCTTTTTGATCTACCTTATTCTCTTAGACTTTGTAGATTATCTTTATCATCGCGCTTCGCATACGTTTAATTGGTGGTGGCAATTACATGCTTTGCATCACAGTCAAACGGTAATGACGGCTTGGTCAGATAACCGTAATCATATTTTGGACGATATTATGCGTGCCGTTTTGATGGCTTTCTTCGCGCTGTTGTTTGGAGTATCGCCAGGTCAATTTATCGCCCTAGTTGCCTTAAGTCAATTTATCCAAAGTTGGCAACATGCCAATATCAAAATTGACCTTGGTCCAGCGCGCTATTTGCTGATTTCACCGATGTACCATCGCATGCATCATGCTGTGGGATATGGGCATGAAGCTAAAGGTAAGCCAGGCGTTTTAGGCGGTTGCAATTTTGGAATTTTATTTCCATGGTGGGACATGCTGTTTAACACAGCCATCTTCCCAAAAGAGGTCTATCCTACGGGGGTAAGAAATTTGTCAGTTTCGCAAAATATTCTTACCCAGCAATGGCAGGGCTTAGTGCACGCTATTAAAGAATTAAAGCCTAAATAGATTTCAATCTAGAGGCAATGGGGGGTGGTATGGTCGGATTGCAACAAGTATTTAAATCATTTGGTATGGCCTTAGTTGGGACCATGCATCCTCGTATGTTGTGGCTGAGTTTGCGACCATTTTTGATTGTATCGATTTTGTGGGGTTGTCTGATTTGGTTGATTTGGACCCCGGCACTGGAAGCCCTAAGCGTTTTTTTAACGACATCTATCTTTACTAGTTGGATACAAGAGGGACTCATTTGGGCTGGTTTTGAAAATGCCAGAGCATGGATTGCACCACTTTTCTTTGTGATGCTCATCATTCCACTGATTACGATTAGCTTATTAGTCTTTATCGCTTTCTCAACTGTTC
Encoded here:
- a CDS encoding sterol desaturase family protein, which translates into the protein MDFSVITASISSVYGSLQEFLFSEVAGPILYQFDLMSWAEDVFDGIDWFLFGCVQIFLIFFVLRTWERIVPAEKQERFAKSSRADVIYTLFHRLGIFHGLIFILLSGFFFELDSILHDFRFGRLNVESWWPGVTSIPAVSFLIYLILLDFVDYLYHRASHTFNWWWQLHALHHSQTVMTAWSDNRNHILDDIMRAVLMAFFALLFGVSPGQFIALVALSQFIQSWQHANIKIDLGPARYLLISPMYHRMHHAVGYGHEAKGKPGVLGGCNFGILFPWWDMLFNTAIFPKEVYPTGVRNLSVSQNILTQQWQGLVHAIKELKPK
- a CDS encoding polysaccharide deacetylase family protein, translating into MSYSVFTRLAAALLLGCFSLGCIAQVAECKKKVYLTFDTGNMSVAEKVAEILKRQNVKATFFLANEKTFRGDFSLDDSWKAYWQERVKEGHHFGSHTYDHTYFVKDGPKGEVFEKPQFGPKAGMTLLYNEAAMCKEIRRVDQRFQELTDQPLQRIWRAPGGKTSPTLIRMGDMCGYQHIGWASAGFLGDELNSDKHPNSQLLDKASRTIADGDITMAHLGIWSRKDPWAPAVLEQLIMNLKGRGFCFGLLPKDLANASK
- a CDS encoding cytochrome D1 domain-containing protein — its product is MYTFIKNRGFHALAAYTVLALLMVNHNAFAQTGNSATPSSSTSSINQPKLAVILNSGEASVSLIDMTTRQVVKTVPVGKEPHHLMMTPDQKTLLIANAAGNDVVLMNPTTGELTGKIPNIIDPYQIGYSPNHKWFVANGNRLDRVDIYAADGANLKLAKTVKLAKTPSHIAFTSDSKIAFITLQDSSELAAIDLETQNVLWVMPTGKVPAGLWMTPGDQYLLVGITGDDYVQVIDWKTRKEVKRIPTGKGAHNFRPLGDKKHVFVSNRIASTISLINMQTLEKVGDITGLPAGPDDMEITPDGKTMWVTFRFSKKVGVIDISTMKLVTVIPVGKSPHGVFFTPRAAWE